In one Apium graveolens cultivar Ventura unplaced genomic scaffold, ASM990537v1 ctg3220, whole genome shotgun sequence genomic region, the following are encoded:
- the LOC141701022 gene encoding small ribosomal subunit protein uS11-like translates to MAQIEKKALEAPIILNLHTDKCFSRPYGLSVSLSHTQTSQGEGGMNVKANRDESSPYATMLATQTCLKVLLLHEMDDNDFAIFSHISWLVNCPRELGITALHIKFRATGGNKTKSLRTLARLGMKIGRIEDVTPIPNDSTCRKGGGRGRRR, encoded by the exons ATGGCTCAAATAGAGAAG AAAGCTTTGGAAGCTCCAATAATTTTAAATCTTCACACTGACAAATGTTTCTCTAGACCTTATggtctctctgtctctctctctcacacacaaaCTAGTCAAGGAGAAG GTGGGATGAACGTTAAAGCAAATAGAGATGAATCTTCACCATATGCAACTATGCTTGCAACACAG ACTTGCTTGAAAGTCCTCTTATTGCATGAAATGGATGATAATGACTTTGCAATATTTTCTCATATAAGCTGGCTGGTAAATTGCCCACGAGAACTTGGAATCACTGCTCTTCACATCAAGTTTCGCGCAACGGGCGGAAACAAAACAAAGTCTCTTCGTACACTTGCTCGTTTAGGAATGAAAATTGGTCGCATTG AGGATGTTACTCCAATCCCCAATGATAGCACTTGCAGAAAGGGTGGTGGAAGAGGAAGGAGGCGGTGA